The Hippea alviniae EP5-r region ATAAAGAAGAAGCAAGACAACCGCAAGAACAGTTCTCCGCGGAAGTGTGCACTCCTTATGGAAATAGCACTCTATCATCTGATAAGCCAACTTCAACTGCAAAAGACTATTCAACGCAAACTGACCCGGATTTTCTGCTATCTCTTCTACTCTCTTCTTTGCATCAGTTAAAAAAGCTTCAATGTCCAGCTCTTTTACCTTTTCAACCAAAGCAAAAGCTTTCTCTATCTTCTCTTTCATTGCTATTCTCCTTTTGGTGGAGCTGAGGGGGCTCGAACCCCCGACCTCCACGCTGCCAGCGTGGCGCTCTCCCAGCTGAGCTACAGCCCCTTATTCTTTTGGGAATGTATATTAAAATTTACTGTTATTGTCAACAAAATCAAACCCAGACACCATCACTCTCTTTTAAAACCTTCACATAAGCTCTAACACCATCTTCAAGAGAGATAAACTCATCCTTATATCCAGCTTTTCTTAGGTTTTTTAAGTCTGCACATGTGTATGTCTGATACTTTTTCTTGAGCTCTTCGGGAAACTCAATATACTCAATTCTCACATTTGAATAGAGCTGACTCATTATTTGTGCTATTTTTAAAAAACTCTCTGCTTTACCTGTTCCCACATTGAATATGCCACTCTTTGAAGGATTCTCCATAAAGAAAAGGTTTACTTTAACCACATCATCAACGAATATGAAATCTCTTTTGAAGTTTTCACTGCCTTCAAATAGCTTCACAGTCTCATCATAGAGTATCTGGTTGTGAAAATGATAGACAACTGACGCCATCTTACCCTTATGGTGTTCATTTGGCCCATAAACATTGAAATATCTCAAACCTACAATCTGAGCCGCCTTATCAAAACCCACCCTTCTTACATAGTTATCGAACATAAACTTTGAAAAGGCATACACATTTAAAGGATACTCGTTTTCTCTTTTCTCTTCGAATCCATTTTTACCAAGCCCATAGACTGAAGCACTCGATGCGTATATAAACCTTATCTTTTTGTCTGTTGCGTAATGAAGAAGGGCTTTTGAGTAATCGTAATTGTTTTTTATCATGTATTTGCCGTTTCCCTCAAGTGTATCAGAGCATGCACCCTGATGAAATATAAGCTCAATATCAAACTCGTTTAGCCTTTCTAAAAACTCTTCCTTATCGACAAAATCTACGAATTTAAGTGGGTTGAGATTTAAATGCTTTGCAGAGTTGGTTAAATTATCAACAATCAGTATATCATCTATGCCCTTCTCGTTAAGCCCTTTTACAATATTGCTCCCTATAAAACCAGCACCACCTGTTACAACTATCATGACATCCCCCAAAATTTTTTTGATTACAGCTAAGGAAAAGTATATAAAATAGGTATGTTTAAGTTCAAGTGTATCAGCTCCTACTGTGTCGATATGGGCAATAAGCTCTTCGTAAAGGCAATTAAAGAAGATGGTAATGTCGATTTACTGATATACGGCAGACATACAGACATAGATACGCTCGTATTAATGGAAGTTGAAGGCAAGATAAAAAACACAAACAAACCGTATCTTGTGGTTGATTCGGTAAACATAATAGACAGGTTTGAGAAGATAAGAGAGTCGTTCTCAAAACTATCCGTAGGTATGCTATTTTTGGAGATATCATACAGGGCAAACTGCTGCTTCAATTTACTGATAAGATGCTTAAACAAGCTTAAAGAGTGGGATAGCTTACTATCCCTTGTCTGCTTTTTGTATCTATTTTTAGAAGAGAATGGAGTGATGGACAGAAGCATATTCACACCAGAACAGATAGAGATGATTAACGAACTAACACAAGAGAAACCCAAAATACCAAAAACTAACGAAAAAATGATATTAAACAGCTTAAAAAACACCCTAATAAAAGAGATTCAAAACTATTTAGGAAGAGAACTAAACAGCTTAAAACTCCTTAAACTATGAGAGCAGTAATTCAGCGGGTAAAAAAAGCATATGTTGAAGTCGATGGCAAAATCACAGGCAGTATAGAAAAAGGGCTGCTTGTTCTTTTGTGCGTGTGTGAAGATGATACAGAAGAAGATATAAAATACATGGCAAAAAAAATAATCAACATGAGAATATTCTCCGACGAAAACGGCAAATTCAATCTATCGTTAAAAGATGTAGGCGGAAAACTTCTTGTTATAAGCCAATTTACACTTGCAGCCGATACAAAGAAAGGCAACAGGCCTTCATACTTCTATGCAGCAAAACCGGAAAAAGCAAAACAATTTTACGAAAAATTCAACGAGATATGCAAAAAAGAGCATGATATCGAAGTCCAAACCGGTATCTTTGCGGCCCACATGGATGTGCATCTAATAAACGACGGGCCTGTTACGATTTACATAGACTCAAAAGTCAACCGTCAATAATTCTCTTCTGTCCACATAGACGGCTCAAATCTTACAACCCTGTTGCGGCCACTCTGTTTTGCCTTATACATAGCAACATCGCTGAATTTTATACATTGCCACAGATTCTTTGAATCTTCTGGGAATATGGAAACACCAATGCTTAATGTTTTCTTCAGTATATTACCCTGAACAACAATTTCTGTCCTTTCCACTTCAGACCTTATACGTTCTGCAACATCTAAAGCCATCTCGTCATCAACATCGTTGAGTAGAATTAAAAACTCTTCTCCGCCAAACCTTATAGCTAAATCGGATTCTCTTATGGACTTCGTTATAGCCTTTACAACGCCTTTTAGCACTTCATCGCCAACATTGTGTCCATACACATCGTTAACTTGTTTGAAGAAATCTATATCACACATGAGTATTCCAGCATTGGTATTCCTTCTTTTTACCCCTGCTGCAAATGTCTGAGCAAACTCATCAAGGAATCTTCTGTTATAAAGACCCGTTAATGGGTCTCTCATCGTTGACTCTTTAAGCTGACTCAACAGTCTTTTTGCTTCTATAACAGGTGCCGCTTCTTTTAAGAAGACTTTAAGCCTTTTAACCTTAGTGCAGAGTTCATCATTTTTCTCCTTATCGTCAAACACAAGCTGAACAACACTACCGACGCTCCCGCCGACCATCAAAGGAAGACAGATATGATTCTTCTCCTTTGAATAAAGAAAGCTTAAGCAAACTTCTTTTTCCAAGAACGAGTTGACTTCTTTTGCTGTTCTTGCGGCCCTACAAAGAGTGCAGTCTATAAGCATATCCTGCTTACACATCATCTTCTCATCGCCATATACGCTAATCTGTTTCATTGCATTCTTGCTGTTGTTAACTTCAAATATGTTAAACTGCTTTATGCCAAACTCATCTTTTATAAGGTCGAATATTCTCTTATAAACGGCATTAACATCCAAATCATCTTCAATTGTCTTCTTAAAGAGCAACAATTTATAACTCTCATCTACAAACCTGTTAAAATTTTCAACCAGAACACCAAGTTCGTCTGAGCCTTTATAGGGAAGTTTTAACTCTGGCGATATCTCTTCTTCAACAAGCTTCTTTGATAATTCACCCATTCTTCTTAAATGACTTGTAATCGTTGATACAATAATCATAAACACAACGGCAGCTATAACAGTTATACCTGCTCCCATAAGAACACTATTTAAGGTGGTAATCAACATGTCTTTTTCTTTTCTTATCTTGTAATCCTTTACAACCCTATCTATGTCATCAAGATAAAAACCGCTTCCTACAACCCATCTCCATGGATAAAAATACCCAACATACGATATTTTTGGATAACAGACCTTACTATCTTCTCCGAGCTTTGGCCAGCAGTAACTGACAAAACCCCCACCTTGAGCTTTTATAATCCTTGCCATCTCTCTGAATACATAAACACCATTTTTATCCTTAAAATCCCAAACGCTTTTGCCGTTTAAGGAAGGTTTCGGCGGGTCAAGTATCATTATGCCATCAAGCGTATTTATCCAAACATAATCATAATTTGATATATTCTTACCAACATTATACCTGATTGAATTTACGAATTCTATCGCTTTTCTTTTTGCTACATCTTCACTATACTCACCTTTTTTAAATGATTCATAATATTTTTCTATTCCATCTATGGCTATGTTTACAATACTTCTTACCGTATCTTTCTGACTATTTATAAGTCTTGCTTTATATATTTCCGCTTCTCTATTTATAGACCTTATATTAACAAGAACATAATACGAGTACCCTACCATACCGATAAGAGCTATAGAGACAAGATATGCGCCTATAATTTTAAAACGTATGCTCCGAGAAAAAAACCACCTCTTAAACTCGTCAAACATACACCTATTCCTTTGGTTCTTTTTTGTTTCCCAACATAAAATATAATTTTGTTATTGTCAATAAAAAATTAAAAGAAACAACAAAAACACCTTGTAATAAGTTGTGTTTTTTTCTATAAACAATCTCTGTGAAAGCAAAGGTCAGTGAGATTTTCTTCTCCATCCAAGGAGAAGGTAAATTTATAGGCCTAAAAGCGGCATTTATAAGGCTATGCGGATGTAATTTAAACTGCTACTTCTGTGATACAAAGTATGCCATCAACTGCACCGATGAGTTTACAGACGAAGAGATACACTCTCAAATCCTGCAATTCAAAACAGAAAATGTTATATTTACGGGTGGTGAGCCCACACTTCAAGATGAGTTCATAGCATACTTCATAAAAAAACACCAAAATTATAGATTCCTTCTTGAGACAAACGGCACCATATTTCCACAAAAAAGTATAGAGTTACTCGAGCATATCGTTGTAAGTCCCAAAATGTTTGCGCTAAATACAACCGTTCTGTTTAAGATAAAAAAGAGAGCAAAAAGCGTCGAGTTTAAGTTTGTAGTTGAAGAAAACTTCGAAGAAGAGATAGAACTTGCAAAAAAACTCAACCTAAAAGAGATAACGCTTCAACCTATCTGGTTTAAAGACACTCTAAACTCATATCTTGAAAAGACAAGAAAAATCATAGAAAAAGCAAAACAGTATGATATAAATGTTCGAGTCATTCCGCAGTTGCATAAAATTTTATACGGAAACAAGAAGGGGGTATAAAATGAAAAAAGCAATCGTAATTTACTCTGGTGGTCTTGATTCAACCACATGTCTATTTTGGGCATTAGATGAGTTTGATGAAGTGCACACAATCACATTTTACTATGCACAAAGACACTCCATAGAAATAGATTACTCAAAAAAAACACTAAAAATCGCAGAAGAGATTAAGAAAAAAAGGGTATTTGCTCACTATTTCGACATAGATTTATCCCAGATTGGCGGCAGTGCCCTAACAGATAAATTAATAGAAGTGCCAAAAAACAGAAGTGAAAAAGAGATAGAAAACGGCATACCGATAACCTATGTACCTTTTAGAAACGGTGTATTTTTATCCATAACGGCAGCAATGGCTGAAAGGTTTGAGATTGAAAACATCGTGGGTGGCTGGAATATGCTTGACTATTCTGGATATCCAGATTGCAGAGATGAATTTTTAAATACATTTGAAAAGGCAATAAACTTAGGCACAAAGGCAGGTAGCGAAGGTAAAAGATTTAAAATCTTAACGCCACTTATAAGAATGAAAAAGTCAGAGATAATCCTATTTGGAAAAGAGCATGATGCAGACTATTCATACTCCTATTCCTGCTATAGCGGAGATAAGACACCTTGTGGTGAATGCGATGCGTGTATTCTAAGGGCAAAGGGATTTAAAGAAGCTGGCTTAGAAGATGATTTTTTGGTAAGATTAAAGCGTGAAGGTCATAACAGCACATAAAAACCCAGATTTTGATGCAATAGCAAGTTGTGTAGCGGCAAAAAAACTGTATCCTGACGCAACTATATTCTTTCCAAAAATTCAGCACAAATCAAAGAAGCAGTTTCTTTTGCAATCCTTAATATACCCATTCATGGAAGACAAAGAGTTTGAGCCAGATAAAGTTGATACGCTTATTGTTGTTGATACACACTCATCTAAACGCATAGAACCACAGTTTGCTCAACTTGTAGGCAGTGTGAAAATAATCTGCTACGACCATCACAAAGATGGAGACTTAAAGTGCAATGAGAGTTATTTTGTCAATTACGGTGCAAACACAACCCAGCTTGTCGAAAAGATAATAGAAAAAAACATTGAAATAGACGAAGAAGAAGCAACACTATTCATGCTCGGCATATACGCAGATACAGGCAGGCTAACATTCACATCAACGACGCCAAACAACATAAGAGCTGCCGCTTTTCTACTCGAAAAGGGTGCAGATTTAGAAACCGTCAAGAGCCTTCTTGAAGAAGCTTTAACGGAGACAGAAATAATTATCCTAAACGAACTTGTTAGAAACAAAAGAATTTACGAGATACATAACAAAAAAATTTTACTTTCGTTTGCATCACTCGACGAATATACATCCAATGTTGCAGGTGTTGTTTCAAAAATAATGAGCATAGACAACACAAACGCAGCGATCTGCATATTTAGAATGGGAACAACGACCTATGTTATAGGCAGATCAAACGACCTAGAAATTGATGTATCAAAAATGCTGAAAGAAATCGGTGGTGGCGGACATCCACAGGCTGCAAGTGCTACAATCAAAAATGCAACACTTATCGAGATAACAGAAAGACTAAGCCAGATAATAAAATTAGAGTTAATGGAAAAAATAAAAGCAAAAGATATAATGAGTTTCCCACCCAAATATGTTTATACAGATGATACATTAGGGAAAGTGAACGAGATATTATCAAAAAGCGGCATGAACGCTTTAGTTGTTGTCGATAGAAAAACCGACAAAGTAGAAGGCATAATAACAAGACAGATAGTAAACAAAGCTATATATCACCACATGGAGAATGAACCAATTGACCTTGTAATGAATACCGAAATAAAAACCGTTGATGAAGAGACGAGTTTTAATGTTGTAAAAGAGATAGTGCTCGATGAGAAACAGAGACTCATACCTGTTCTAAAAGACGGCAAATTGACAGGCGTTATAACGCGCACAAATATCTTAAAGTTTTTAAGCGAGAGCATAAATAGAGAAAAGCCACTGCAGCTTCAAAATATCTCATCAAAGATAAAAAACATACTCCCACCCAATGTCTTAAACTGGCTTACAAAGATTGGTATGTTCTCAAAAACGCTTGGATTTAACAGCTATTTGGTTGGTGGTATTGTTAGAGACATAATAATGGGAGAAGAGAATCTTGATGTTGACATAGTAATAGAAGGTGATGGCATAGCATTTGCCAAAGAGTTTGCAAAAAAATACTCATGCAAGATAGCAACACACGAACGCTTTAAAACTGCAACAATAATAACACCCGATAATTTAAAAATTGATATAGCAACGGCAAGGGAAGAGTATTATGCTCTGCCAGGTGCTTTGCCCGTTGTCGAAAAAAGCTCAATAAAATTAGATTTATACAGAAGGGATTTTACCATAAACGCTTTAGCCGTAAAACTTCATGATGAATTCGGAGAGCTGCTTGACTTTTTTGGCGGGTTAAACGACATCAAAAACGGAAAAATCAGGGTATTACACATGCTAAGCTTCATAGACGACCCAACAAGAATGTATAGAGCTGTAAGGTTTGCCGCCCGCTTCGGTTTTGAGATAGGCAAACAGACAGATAGGCTAATAAAAACAGCCGTTGACTTGGGCGTAGTCAAAAGAGTTGAAAGAATTAGGATATTCCACGAGATAGTGCATATTCTAAATAATAACAATGTTAGAGAGAGCTTCGAAATGTTAAAAAGCTATAGGCTAATAAGGGCTTTGGATAAAAGGTTTATAATCGATGAAAGAATCTTAAATTATTTGGAAGAGACAGAAGAGATTGTAAAGGGCTGCTCGCTTTTTTGTAAAGATAAAAACATTAAAAGAGAGCGAGTGTTCTTGAGTGTGCTTGAATATCTATTTAGAAGAACTGGAAGTTTTTGCGAGATTATAGGAGCAGATGAGTCAACATTTGAACAGATAAAAAAGATCACAAGCAAACTACCACAGGCAAATGGTATAATA contains the following coding sequences:
- the dtd gene encoding D-aminoacyl-tRNA deacylase, coding for MRAVIQRVKKAYVEVDGKITGSIEKGLLVLLCVCEDDTEEDIKYMAKKIINMRIFSDENGKFNLSLKDVGGKLLVISQFTLAADTKKGNRPSYFYAAKPEKAKQFYEKFNEICKKEHDIEVQTGIFAAHMDVHLINDGPVTIYIDSKVNRQ
- a CDS encoding 7-carboxy-7-deazaguanine synthase QueE — translated: MKAKVSEIFFSIQGEGKFIGLKAAFIRLCGCNLNCYFCDTKYAINCTDEFTDEEIHSQILQFKTENVIFTGGEPTLQDEFIAYFIKKHQNYRFLLETNGTIFPQKSIELLEHIVVSPKMFALNTTVLFKIKKRAKSVEFKFVVEENFEEEIELAKKLNLKEITLQPIWFKDTLNSYLEKTRKIIEKAKQYDINVRVIPQLHKILYGNKKGV
- a CDS encoding YkvA family protein; translated protein: MKEKIEKAFALVEKVKELDIEAFLTDAKKRVEEIAENPGQFALNSLLQLKLAYQMIECYFHKECTLPRRTVLAVVLLLLYLINPFDIIPDFLPGVGYLDDAVAVGVALKFIRDDLREYAIAKGLNPSDYGL
- a CDS encoding diguanylate cyclase, with amino-acid sequence MFDEFKRWFFSRSIRFKIIGAYLVSIALIGMVGYSYYVLVNIRSINREAEIYKARLINSQKDTVRSIVNIAIDGIEKYYESFKKGEYSEDVAKRKAIEFVNSIRYNVGKNISNYDYVWINTLDGIMILDPPKPSLNGKSVWDFKDKNGVYVFREMARIIKAQGGGFVSYCWPKLGEDSKVCYPKISYVGYFYPWRWVVGSGFYLDDIDRVVKDYKIRKEKDMLITTLNSVLMGAGITVIAAVVFMIIVSTITSHLRRMGELSKKLVEEEISPELKLPYKGSDELGVLVENFNRFVDESYKLLLFKKTIEDDLDVNAVYKRIFDLIKDEFGIKQFNIFEVNNSKNAMKQISVYGDEKMMCKQDMLIDCTLCRAARTAKEVNSFLEKEVCLSFLYSKEKNHICLPLMVGGSVGSVVQLVFDDKEKNDELCTKVKRLKVFLKEAAPVIEAKRLLSQLKESTMRDPLTGLYNRRFLDEFAQTFAAGVKRRNTNAGILMCDIDFFKQVNDVYGHNVGDEVLKGVVKAITKSIRESDLAIRFGGEEFLILLNDVDDEMALDVAERIRSEVERTEIVVQGNILKKTLSIGVSIFPEDSKNLWQCIKFSDVAMYKAKQSGRNRVVRFEPSMWTEENY
- the queC gene encoding 7-cyano-7-deazaguanine synthase QueC is translated as MKKAIVIYSGGLDSTTCLFWALDEFDEVHTITFYYAQRHSIEIDYSKKTLKIAEEIKKKRVFAHYFDIDLSQIGGSALTDKLIEVPKNRSEKEIENGIPITYVPFRNGVFLSITAAMAERFEIENIVGGWNMLDYSGYPDCRDEFLNTFEKAINLGTKAGSEGKRFKILTPLIRMKKSEIILFGKEHDADYSYSYSCYSGDKTPCGECDACILRAKGFKEAGLEDDFLVRLKREGHNST
- the rfaD gene encoding ADP-glyceromanno-heptose 6-epimerase — protein: MIVVTGGAGFIGSNIVKGLNEKGIDDILIVDNLTNSAKHLNLNPLKFVDFVDKEEFLERLNEFDIELIFHQGACSDTLEGNGKYMIKNNYDYSKALLHYATDKKIRFIYASSASVYGLGKNGFEEKRENEYPLNVYAFSKFMFDNYVRRVGFDKAAQIVGLRYFNVYGPNEHHKGKMASVVYHFHNQILYDETVKLFEGSENFKRDFIFVDDVVKVNLFFMENPSKSGIFNVGTGKAESFLKIAQIMSQLYSNVRIEYIEFPEELKKKYQTYTCADLKNLRKAGYKDEFISLEDGVRAYVKVLKESDGVWV
- a CDS encoding CBS domain-containing protein produces the protein MKVITAHKNPDFDAIASCVAAKKLYPDATIFFPKIQHKSKKQFLLQSLIYPFMEDKEFEPDKVDTLIVVDTHSSKRIEPQFAQLVGSVKIICYDHHKDGDLKCNESYFVNYGANTTQLVEKIIEKNIEIDEEEATLFMLGIYADTGRLTFTSTTPNNIRAAAFLLEKGADLETVKSLLEEALTETEIIILNELVRNKRIYEIHNKKILLSFASLDEYTSNVAGVVSKIMSIDNTNAAICIFRMGTTTYVIGRSNDLEIDVSKMLKEIGGGGHPQAASATIKNATLIEITERLSQIIKLELMEKIKAKDIMSFPPKYVYTDDTLGKVNEILSKSGMNALVVVDRKTDKVEGIITRQIVNKAIYHHMENEPIDLVMNTEIKTVDEETSFNVVKEIVLDEKQRLIPVLKDGKLTGVITRTNILKFLSESINREKPLQLQNISSKIKNILPPNVLNWLTKIGMFSKTLGFNSYLVGGIVRDIIMGEENLDVDIVIEGDGIAFAKEFAKKYSCKIATHERFKTATIITPDNLKIDIATAREEYYALPGALPVVEKSSIKLDLYRRDFTINALAVKLHDEFGELLDFFGGLNDIKNGKIRVLHMLSFIDDPTRMYRAVRFAARFGFEIGKQTDRLIKTAVDLGVVKRVERIRIFHEIVHILNNNNVRESFEMLKSYRLIRALDKRFIIDERILNYLEETEEIVKGCSLFCKDKNIKRERVFLSVLEYLFRRTGSFCEIIGADESTFEQIKKITSKLPQANGIIKKNDVDNLQIYNALSSMPLEGVLALYVLSNNKDRVLLYLEDLMHRKPLIKGKDLIDLGFKPSKIFSEIIQDVFNRQLLGEIKDKIQAIEYVKKKYKNERDNN